Proteins encoded within one genomic window of Tamandua tetradactyla isolate mTamTet1 chromosome 11, mTamTet1.pri, whole genome shotgun sequence:
- the ELAPOR1 gene encoding endosome/lysosome-associated apoptosis and autophagy regulator 1 isoform X3, whose protein sequence is MKDQSCKPCAEGRYSLGTGIRFDEWDELPHGFASLATKMEIDDSATETTENCTSSTWVPLGDYIASNTDECTATLMYAVNLKQPGTVNFEYYYPDTTIIFEFFVQNDQCQPNVDDSRWMKITEKGWTFHSVDLNRGNNVLFWRTTAFSVWSKVPKPVLVRNIAITGVAYTSECFPCKPGTFADTQGSSSCKLCPANFYSNKGETSCHQCDPDKYSGKGSSSCKVRPACTDKDYFYTHTACDANGETQLMYKWAEPKVCSEDLEGAVKLPASGVKTHCPPCNPGFFKTNSSTCEPCPYGSYSNGSDCAHCPAGTEPALGFEYKWWNMLPANMETTVLSGINFEYKGMAGWEVAGDHIYTAVGASDNDFMILTLVLPGFRPPQSVMADTENKEVARITFVFETDCSVNCELYFMVGINSRTNTPVETWKGSKGKQSYTYIIEKNATMSFTWAFQRTTLHATGRKYTSDVAKIYSINVTNVMDGVASYCRPCALEASDMGSSCTSCPAGHYIDRDSGACHSCPPNTILKAHQPYGIQACVACGPGTKSNKIHSLCYNDCSFSVSSQARTFDYNFLALANPVSLAGGPSFTSKGLKYFHHFTLSLCGNQGKKMSICTDNVTDLRIPEGQPGFSKSISAYVCQAVIIPPEVTGYKAGVSSQPVSLADRLIGVTTDMTLDGITSPAELFPAESLGIPDVIFYYRSNDVTQSCSAGRSTTIRVRCSPLKAAPGSLSLPSTCSDGTCDGCNFHFLWESKAACPLCSAADYHSIISSCLSGIQKTTYVWREPKLCSGGISLPEQKVTICKTIDFWLKVGISAGTCTAILLTVLTCYFWKKNQKLEYKYSKLVMNATLKDCDLPVADSCAIMEGEDVEDDFLFTSKKSLFGKIKSFTSKLVDCLGLLTSRRSIEPIHVRTPDGFDSVPLKTSSGGPDMDL, encoded by the exons ATGAAGGACCAGTCATGTAAGCCCTGTGCAGAGGGGCGCTACTCCCTGGGCACTGGCATCCGGTTTGATGAGTGGGATGAGCTGCCACATGGCTTTGCCAGCCTGGCAACCAAGATGGAGATAGACGACAGTGCCACCGAGACCACAGAGAACTGCACTTC GTCCACGTGGGTCCCCCTGGGCGACTACATCGCTTCCAACACGGACGAATGCACGGCCACGCTGATGTACGCCGTCAATCTGAAGCAGCCCGGCACTGTTAACTTTGAATACTACTACCCAGacaccaccatcatctttgagTTTTTT GTGCAGAACGACCAGTGCCAGCCCAATGTGGATGACTCCAGGTGGATGAAAATCACAGAGAAAGGATGGACATTCCACAGC GTTGATCTAAATCGAGgcaataatgtccttttttggAGAACCACAGCCTTCTCAGTGTGGTCCAAAGTTCCCAAGCCTGTGCTGGTGAGAAACATCGCCATAACAG GCGTGGCTTACACTTCAGAATGCTTCCCCTGCAAACCTGGCACGTTTGCAGACACACAGGGCTCCTCTTCCTGCAAACTCTGCCCAGCGAACTTTTATTCAAATAAGGGAGAAACTTCTTGCCACCAGTGTGACCCTGACAAATACTCAG GAAAAGGGTCCTCCTCCTGCAAAGTGCGTCCAGCCTGCACAGACAAAGATTATttctacacacacacagcctGCGATGCCAACGGAGAG ACGCAGCTCATGTACAAATGGGCCGAGCCGAAAGTCTGCAGCGAGGATCTGGAGGGAGCAGTGAAATTGCCTGCCTCTGGCGTGAAGACCCACTGCCCACCCTGTAACCCAGGTTTCTTCAAAACCAACAGCAGCACCTGCGAGCCCTGCCCCTATGGCTCTTACTCCAACGGCTCCG ATTGTGCCCACTGCCCAGCTGGGACTGAACCTGCTCTGGGATTCGAATACAAGTGGTGGAACATGCTACCCGCAAACATGGAAACAACCGTTCTCAGTGGGATCAACTTTGAGTACAAGGGCATGGCAG GCTGGGAGGTGGCTGGTGACCACATTTACACGGCGGTGGGAGCCTCGGACAATGACTTCATGATTCTCACCCTGGTTTTACCAGGATTCAG ACCTCCACAGTCTGTGATGGCAGACACAGAGAATAAAGAGGTGGCCAGGATTACGTTTGTCTTTGAGACAGACTGTTCCGTGAACTGCGAGCTCTACTTCATGGTG GGCATCAACTCCAGGACCAACACTCCTGTGGAGACGTGGAAAGGTTCCAAAGGCAAGCAGTCCTACACCTACATCATTGAGAAGAATGCCACCATGAGCTTCACCTGGGCCTTCCAGAGGACCACTCTGCATGCGACA GGCAGGAAGTATACCAGTGATGTTGCCAAGATCTACTCCATCAATGTCACCAACGTCATGGATGGGGTCGCCTCCTACTGCCGTCCCTGTGCCCTGGAAGCCTCTGACATGGGCTCCTCCTGCACCTCCTGTCCTGCTGGCCACTACATTGATCGAGACTCGGGAGCCTGCCACTCCTGCCCCCCTAACACCATCCTGAAAGCCCACCAGCCTTATGGCATCCAGGCCTGCGTGGCCTGTGGTCCTGGGACCAAAAGCAATAAG ATCCACTCTCTGTGCTACAATGATTGCTCCTTCTCAGTCAGCAGCCAGGCCAGGACTTTCGACTACAACTTCTTGGCCTTGGCAAACCCCGTCTCTCTGGCTGGAGGACCAAGCTTCACTTCCAAAGGGTTGAAATATTTCCACCATTTCACCCTCAGTCTCTGTGGAAACCAG gGTAAGAAAATGTCCATTTGCACCGACAATGTCACTGACCTCCGGATTCCTGAGGGTCAGCCAGGTTTCTCCAAATCCATCAGTGCCTATGTCTGCCAGGCAGTCATCATTCCGCCCGAGGTGACAGGCTACAAGGCTGGGGTGTCCTCTCAGCCTGTCAGCCTCGCTGATCGGCTTATCG GGGTGACAACAGATATGACCCTGGATGGAATCACCTCCCCAGCCGAACTTTTCCCCGCGGAGTCCTTGGGAATACCAGATGTGATCTTCTATTATAG GTCCAATGACGTGACCCAGTCCTGCAGTGCTGGGAGGTCAACCACCATCCGTGTCAGATGTAGTCCACTGAAAGCTGCCCCTGGGAGTCTGTCACTACCAAG CACGTGCTCGGATGGGACCTGCGATGGTTGCAACTTCCACTTCCTGTGGGAGAGCAAGGCTGCTTGCCCACTGTGCTCAGCTGCTGACTACCACTCTATCATCAGCAGCTGTCTGTCTGGGATCCAG AAGACAACTTACGTGTGGCGAGAACCAAAGTTATGCTCAGGAGGCATCTCCCTGCCTGAGCAGAAAGTCACCATCTGCAAAACAATAGATTTCTGGCTGAAAGTGGGCATCTCTGCAGGCACCTGTACTGCCATCCTGCTCACTGTCCTGACCTGTTACTTttggaaaaagaatcaaaa ACTGGAGTACAAGTACTCCAAGCTGGTGATGAATGCCACTCTCAAGGACTGCGACCTGCCAGTGGCCGACAGCTGCGCCATCATGGAAGGCGAAGACGTGGAGGACGACTTCCTTTTCACCAGCAAAAAGTCACTCTTTGGGAAGATCAAATCGTTTACCTCCAAG TTGGTGGACTGTTTGGGCCTTTTAACTTCCAGAAGGAGTATTGAACCAATCCATGTT AGGACTCCTGATGGATTTGACTCGGTGCCACTGAAGACGTCCTCGGGAGGCCCAGACATGGACCTGTGA
- the ELAPOR1 gene encoding endosome/lysosome-associated apoptosis and autophagy regulator 1 isoform X1 yields the protein MAEPGRSLHPSARGRGRTERRAPQLLRLLLWAGTVFRMTQGTGPELHACKESEYHYEYTACDSTGSRWRVAVPHSPGLCTSLPDPVKGTECSFSCNAGEFLDMKDQSCKPCAEGRYSLGTGIRFDEWDELPHGFASLATKMEIDDSATETTENCTSSTWVPLGDYIASNTDECTATLMYAVNLKQPGTVNFEYYYPDTTIIFEFFVQNDQCQPNVDDSRWMKITEKGWTFHSVDLNRGNNVLFWRTTAFSVWSKVPKPVLVRNIAITGVAYTSECFPCKPGTFADTQGSSSCKLCPANFYSNKGETSCHQCDPDKYSGKGSSSCKVRPACTDKDYFYTHTACDANGETQLMYKWAEPKVCSEDLEGAVKLPASGVKTHCPPCNPGFFKTNSSTCEPCPYGSYSNGSDCAHCPAGTEPALGFEYKWWNMLPANMETTVLSGINFEYKGMAGWEVAGDHIYTAVGASDNDFMILTLVLPGFRPPQSVMADTENKEVARITFVFETDCSVNCELYFMVGINSRTNTPVETWKGSKGKQSYTYIIEKNATMSFTWAFQRTTLHATGRKYTSDVAKIYSINVTNVMDGVASYCRPCALEASDMGSSCTSCPAGHYIDRDSGACHSCPPNTILKAHQPYGIQACVACGPGTKSNKIHSLCYNDCSFSVSSQARTFDYNFLALANPVSLAGGPSFTSKGLKYFHHFTLSLCGNQGKKMSICTDNVTDLRIPEGQPGFSKSISAYVCQAVIIPPEVTGYKAGVSSQPVSLADRLIGVTTDMTLDGITSPAELFPAESLGIPDVIFYYRSNDVTQSCSAGRSTTIRVRCSPLKAAPGSLSLPSTCSDGTCDGCNFHFLWESKAACPLCSAADYHSIISSCLSGIQKTTYVWREPKLCSGGISLPEQKVTICKTIDFWLKVGISAGTCTAILLTVLTCYFWKKNQKLEYKYSKLVMNATLKDCDLPVADSCAIMEGEDVEDDFLFTSKKSLFGKIKSFTSKLVDCLGLLTSRRSIEPIHVRTPDGFDSVPLKTSSGGPDMDL from the exons CCTTCTCTTGTAATGCTGGGGAGTTTCTGGACATGAAGGACCAGTCATGTAAGCCCTGTGCAGAGGGGCGCTACTCCCTGGGCACTGGCATCCGGTTTGATGAGTGGGATGAGCTGCCACATGGCTTTGCCAGCCTGGCAACCAAGATGGAGATAGACGACAGTGCCACCGAGACCACAGAGAACTGCACTTC GTCCACGTGGGTCCCCCTGGGCGACTACATCGCTTCCAACACGGACGAATGCACGGCCACGCTGATGTACGCCGTCAATCTGAAGCAGCCCGGCACTGTTAACTTTGAATACTACTACCCAGacaccaccatcatctttgagTTTTTT GTGCAGAACGACCAGTGCCAGCCCAATGTGGATGACTCCAGGTGGATGAAAATCACAGAGAAAGGATGGACATTCCACAGC GTTGATCTAAATCGAGgcaataatgtccttttttggAGAACCACAGCCTTCTCAGTGTGGTCCAAAGTTCCCAAGCCTGTGCTGGTGAGAAACATCGCCATAACAG GCGTGGCTTACACTTCAGAATGCTTCCCCTGCAAACCTGGCACGTTTGCAGACACACAGGGCTCCTCTTCCTGCAAACTCTGCCCAGCGAACTTTTATTCAAATAAGGGAGAAACTTCTTGCCACCAGTGTGACCCTGACAAATACTCAG GAAAAGGGTCCTCCTCCTGCAAAGTGCGTCCAGCCTGCACAGACAAAGATTATttctacacacacacagcctGCGATGCCAACGGAGAG ACGCAGCTCATGTACAAATGGGCCGAGCCGAAAGTCTGCAGCGAGGATCTGGAGGGAGCAGTGAAATTGCCTGCCTCTGGCGTGAAGACCCACTGCCCACCCTGTAACCCAGGTTTCTTCAAAACCAACAGCAGCACCTGCGAGCCCTGCCCCTATGGCTCTTACTCCAACGGCTCCG ATTGTGCCCACTGCCCAGCTGGGACTGAACCTGCTCTGGGATTCGAATACAAGTGGTGGAACATGCTACCCGCAAACATGGAAACAACCGTTCTCAGTGGGATCAACTTTGAGTACAAGGGCATGGCAG GCTGGGAGGTGGCTGGTGACCACATTTACACGGCGGTGGGAGCCTCGGACAATGACTTCATGATTCTCACCCTGGTTTTACCAGGATTCAG ACCTCCACAGTCTGTGATGGCAGACACAGAGAATAAAGAGGTGGCCAGGATTACGTTTGTCTTTGAGACAGACTGTTCCGTGAACTGCGAGCTCTACTTCATGGTG GGCATCAACTCCAGGACCAACACTCCTGTGGAGACGTGGAAAGGTTCCAAAGGCAAGCAGTCCTACACCTACATCATTGAGAAGAATGCCACCATGAGCTTCACCTGGGCCTTCCAGAGGACCACTCTGCATGCGACA GGCAGGAAGTATACCAGTGATGTTGCCAAGATCTACTCCATCAATGTCACCAACGTCATGGATGGGGTCGCCTCCTACTGCCGTCCCTGTGCCCTGGAAGCCTCTGACATGGGCTCCTCCTGCACCTCCTGTCCTGCTGGCCACTACATTGATCGAGACTCGGGAGCCTGCCACTCCTGCCCCCCTAACACCATCCTGAAAGCCCACCAGCCTTATGGCATCCAGGCCTGCGTGGCCTGTGGTCCTGGGACCAAAAGCAATAAG ATCCACTCTCTGTGCTACAATGATTGCTCCTTCTCAGTCAGCAGCCAGGCCAGGACTTTCGACTACAACTTCTTGGCCTTGGCAAACCCCGTCTCTCTGGCTGGAGGACCAAGCTTCACTTCCAAAGGGTTGAAATATTTCCACCATTTCACCCTCAGTCTCTGTGGAAACCAG gGTAAGAAAATGTCCATTTGCACCGACAATGTCACTGACCTCCGGATTCCTGAGGGTCAGCCAGGTTTCTCCAAATCCATCAGTGCCTATGTCTGCCAGGCAGTCATCATTCCGCCCGAGGTGACAGGCTACAAGGCTGGGGTGTCCTCTCAGCCTGTCAGCCTCGCTGATCGGCTTATCG GGGTGACAACAGATATGACCCTGGATGGAATCACCTCCCCAGCCGAACTTTTCCCCGCGGAGTCCTTGGGAATACCAGATGTGATCTTCTATTATAG GTCCAATGACGTGACCCAGTCCTGCAGTGCTGGGAGGTCAACCACCATCCGTGTCAGATGTAGTCCACTGAAAGCTGCCCCTGGGAGTCTGTCACTACCAAG CACGTGCTCGGATGGGACCTGCGATGGTTGCAACTTCCACTTCCTGTGGGAGAGCAAGGCTGCTTGCCCACTGTGCTCAGCTGCTGACTACCACTCTATCATCAGCAGCTGTCTGTCTGGGATCCAG AAGACAACTTACGTGTGGCGAGAACCAAAGTTATGCTCAGGAGGCATCTCCCTGCCTGAGCAGAAAGTCACCATCTGCAAAACAATAGATTTCTGGCTGAAAGTGGGCATCTCTGCAGGCACCTGTACTGCCATCCTGCTCACTGTCCTGACCTGTTACTTttggaaaaagaatcaaaa ACTGGAGTACAAGTACTCCAAGCTGGTGATGAATGCCACTCTCAAGGACTGCGACCTGCCAGTGGCCGACAGCTGCGCCATCATGGAAGGCGAAGACGTGGAGGACGACTTCCTTTTCACCAGCAAAAAGTCACTCTTTGGGAAGATCAAATCGTTTACCTCCAAG TTGGTGGACTGTTTGGGCCTTTTAACTTCCAGAAGGAGTATTGAACCAATCCATGTT AGGACTCCTGATGGATTTGACTCGGTGCCACTGAAGACGTCCTCGGGAGGCCCAGACATGGACCTGTGA
- the ELAPOR1 gene encoding endosome/lysosome-associated apoptosis and autophagy regulator 1 isoform X2, producing MAEPGRSLHPSARGRGRTERRAPQLLRLLLWAGTVFRMTQGTGPELHACKESEYHYEYTACDSTGSRWRVAVPHSPGLCTSLPDPVKGTECSFSCNAGEFLDMKDQSCKPCAEGRYSLGTGIRFDEWDELPHGFASLATKMEIDDSATETTENCTSSTWVPLGDYIASNTDECTATLMYAVNLKQPGTVNFEYYYPDTTIIFEFFVQNDQCQPNVDDSRWMKITEKGWTFHSVDLNRGNNVLFWRTTAFSVWSKVPKPVLVRNIAITGVAYTSECFPCKPGTFADTQGSSSCKLCPANFYSNKGETSCHQCDPDKYSGKGSSSCKVRPACTDKDYFYTHTACDANGETQLMYKWAEPKVCSEDLEGAVKLPASGVKTHCPPCNPGFFKTNSSTCEPCPYGSYSNGSDCAHCPAGTEPALGFEYKWWNMLPANMETTVLSGINFEYKGMAGWEVAGDHIYTAVGASDNDFMILTLVLPGFRPPQSVMADTENKEVARITFVFETDCSVNCELYFMVGINSRTNTPVETWKGSKGKQSYTYIIEKNATMSFTWAFQRTTLHATGRKYTSDVAKIYSINVTNVMDGVASYCRPCALEASDMGSSCTSCPAGHYIDRDSGACHSCPPNTILKAHQPYGIQACVACGPGTKSNKIHSLCYNDCSFSVSSQARTFDYNFLALANPVSLAGGPSFTSKGLKYFHHFTLSLCGNQGKKMSICTDNVTDLRIPEGQPGFSKSISAYVCQAVIIPPEVTGYKAGVSSQPVSLADRLIGVTTDMTLDGITSPAELFPAESLGIPDVIFYYRSNDVTQSCSAGRSTTIRVRCSPLKAAPGSLSLPSTCSDGTCDGCNFHFLWESKAACPLCSAADYHSIISSCLSGIQKTTYVWREPKLCSGGISLPEQKVTICKTIDFWLKVGISAGTCTAILLTVLTCYFWKKNQKLEYKYSKLVMNATLKDCDLPVADSCAIMEGEDVEDDFLFTSKKSLFGKIKSFTSKRTPDGFDSVPLKTSSGGPDMDL from the exons CCTTCTCTTGTAATGCTGGGGAGTTTCTGGACATGAAGGACCAGTCATGTAAGCCCTGTGCAGAGGGGCGCTACTCCCTGGGCACTGGCATCCGGTTTGATGAGTGGGATGAGCTGCCACATGGCTTTGCCAGCCTGGCAACCAAGATGGAGATAGACGACAGTGCCACCGAGACCACAGAGAACTGCACTTC GTCCACGTGGGTCCCCCTGGGCGACTACATCGCTTCCAACACGGACGAATGCACGGCCACGCTGATGTACGCCGTCAATCTGAAGCAGCCCGGCACTGTTAACTTTGAATACTACTACCCAGacaccaccatcatctttgagTTTTTT GTGCAGAACGACCAGTGCCAGCCCAATGTGGATGACTCCAGGTGGATGAAAATCACAGAGAAAGGATGGACATTCCACAGC GTTGATCTAAATCGAGgcaataatgtccttttttggAGAACCACAGCCTTCTCAGTGTGGTCCAAAGTTCCCAAGCCTGTGCTGGTGAGAAACATCGCCATAACAG GCGTGGCTTACACTTCAGAATGCTTCCCCTGCAAACCTGGCACGTTTGCAGACACACAGGGCTCCTCTTCCTGCAAACTCTGCCCAGCGAACTTTTATTCAAATAAGGGAGAAACTTCTTGCCACCAGTGTGACCCTGACAAATACTCAG GAAAAGGGTCCTCCTCCTGCAAAGTGCGTCCAGCCTGCACAGACAAAGATTATttctacacacacacagcctGCGATGCCAACGGAGAG ACGCAGCTCATGTACAAATGGGCCGAGCCGAAAGTCTGCAGCGAGGATCTGGAGGGAGCAGTGAAATTGCCTGCCTCTGGCGTGAAGACCCACTGCCCACCCTGTAACCCAGGTTTCTTCAAAACCAACAGCAGCACCTGCGAGCCCTGCCCCTATGGCTCTTACTCCAACGGCTCCG ATTGTGCCCACTGCCCAGCTGGGACTGAACCTGCTCTGGGATTCGAATACAAGTGGTGGAACATGCTACCCGCAAACATGGAAACAACCGTTCTCAGTGGGATCAACTTTGAGTACAAGGGCATGGCAG GCTGGGAGGTGGCTGGTGACCACATTTACACGGCGGTGGGAGCCTCGGACAATGACTTCATGATTCTCACCCTGGTTTTACCAGGATTCAG ACCTCCACAGTCTGTGATGGCAGACACAGAGAATAAAGAGGTGGCCAGGATTACGTTTGTCTTTGAGACAGACTGTTCCGTGAACTGCGAGCTCTACTTCATGGTG GGCATCAACTCCAGGACCAACACTCCTGTGGAGACGTGGAAAGGTTCCAAAGGCAAGCAGTCCTACACCTACATCATTGAGAAGAATGCCACCATGAGCTTCACCTGGGCCTTCCAGAGGACCACTCTGCATGCGACA GGCAGGAAGTATACCAGTGATGTTGCCAAGATCTACTCCATCAATGTCACCAACGTCATGGATGGGGTCGCCTCCTACTGCCGTCCCTGTGCCCTGGAAGCCTCTGACATGGGCTCCTCCTGCACCTCCTGTCCTGCTGGCCACTACATTGATCGAGACTCGGGAGCCTGCCACTCCTGCCCCCCTAACACCATCCTGAAAGCCCACCAGCCTTATGGCATCCAGGCCTGCGTGGCCTGTGGTCCTGGGACCAAAAGCAATAAG ATCCACTCTCTGTGCTACAATGATTGCTCCTTCTCAGTCAGCAGCCAGGCCAGGACTTTCGACTACAACTTCTTGGCCTTGGCAAACCCCGTCTCTCTGGCTGGAGGACCAAGCTTCACTTCCAAAGGGTTGAAATATTTCCACCATTTCACCCTCAGTCTCTGTGGAAACCAG gGTAAGAAAATGTCCATTTGCACCGACAATGTCACTGACCTCCGGATTCCTGAGGGTCAGCCAGGTTTCTCCAAATCCATCAGTGCCTATGTCTGCCAGGCAGTCATCATTCCGCCCGAGGTGACAGGCTACAAGGCTGGGGTGTCCTCTCAGCCTGTCAGCCTCGCTGATCGGCTTATCG GGGTGACAACAGATATGACCCTGGATGGAATCACCTCCCCAGCCGAACTTTTCCCCGCGGAGTCCTTGGGAATACCAGATGTGATCTTCTATTATAG GTCCAATGACGTGACCCAGTCCTGCAGTGCTGGGAGGTCAACCACCATCCGTGTCAGATGTAGTCCACTGAAAGCTGCCCCTGGGAGTCTGTCACTACCAAG CACGTGCTCGGATGGGACCTGCGATGGTTGCAACTTCCACTTCCTGTGGGAGAGCAAGGCTGCTTGCCCACTGTGCTCAGCTGCTGACTACCACTCTATCATCAGCAGCTGTCTGTCTGGGATCCAG AAGACAACTTACGTGTGGCGAGAACCAAAGTTATGCTCAGGAGGCATCTCCCTGCCTGAGCAGAAAGTCACCATCTGCAAAACAATAGATTTCTGGCTGAAAGTGGGCATCTCTGCAGGCACCTGTACTGCCATCCTGCTCACTGTCCTGACCTGTTACTTttggaaaaagaatcaaaa ACTGGAGTACAAGTACTCCAAGCTGGTGATGAATGCCACTCTCAAGGACTGCGACCTGCCAGTGGCCGACAGCTGCGCCATCATGGAAGGCGAAGACGTGGAGGACGACTTCCTTTTCACCAGCAAAAAGTCACTCTTTGGGAAGATCAAATCGTTTACCTCCAAG AGGACTCCTGATGGATTTGACTCGGTGCCACTGAAGACGTCCTCGGGAGGCCCAGACATGGACCTGTGA